Proteins encoded together in one Methanobacterium sp. window:
- a CDS encoding DedA family protein codes for MFSPVEFLSETAIHLIESLGYWGVFIGMTIESACIPLPSEIIMPFAGYVVWEGQMTLWGITLVGALGNLFGSLIAYYVGWKGGRPLLEKYGKYIFITHSKLNLADEWFEKYGHEAVLISRVLPGVRTFISLPAGITHMDLKKFIIYTFFGSIPWCLALGYVGVLMGPNWTTLQSYFHYLDVLVAIGVVVFLAYLIYHYRGKEHLE; via the coding sequence ATGTTCAGCCCGGTAGAATTTTTAAGTGAAACAGCAATCCATTTAATAGAATCCTTAGGTTACTGGGGTGTTTTCATTGGTATGACCATTGAAAGTGCCTGCATACCCCTCCCCAGCGAAATTATAATGCCCTTCGCAGGATATGTTGTTTGGGAGGGTCAAATGACACTCTGGGGAATCACCCTGGTAGGTGCCCTTGGAAACCTTTTCGGTTCCTTAATTGCATATTATGTTGGATGGAAAGGTGGAAGACCACTCCTTGAAAAGTATGGTAAATATATTTTCATCACCCACAGTAAACTGAACCTGGCTGATGAATGGTTTGAAAAATATGGGCATGAAGCAGTGCTCATCAGCAGAGTACTCCCTGGAGTAAGGACCTTCATCTCCCTTCCTGCTGGAATCACCCATATGGACCTGAAAAAATTCATCATATACACATTCTTTGGTTCCATACCATGGTGTTTGGCCCTGGGATATGTGGGGGTGCTCATGGGCCCCAACTGGACTACTCTTCAGAGTTATTTCCATTACCTGGACGTTTTAGTGGCTATTGGAGTGGTGGTATTCCTGGCTTACCTAATTTACCATTATCGTGGAAAGGAGCACTTGGAATAA
- a CDS encoding zinc metalloprotease HtpX, whose protein sequence is MRRFLLTLRIWLATALLFGILYAIITVICTYLGFGTPIIFALLAIVVVFAQYMLGPIMVEKVMRVHYVSPQEAPNLHTMVEELAMNAGIPKPKVGIAETSIPNAFAFGRTKGDGRVCVTRGILNLLDEEELKAVLGHEISHIRHNDMAVMTLISVVPLICYWIFISMMFDRDSDAGVIGLVALAGYLLGQLLVLFVSRVREYYADQGSVEIGGKPHKLASALYKLVYGSANLDKRAVKEVEGVKAFFVNDISDARNEISDLQQLDLDMDGVISESELAELRNMDTSIGAGSKIMELLSTHPNMVKRIKRLAELSDT, encoded by the coding sequence TTGAGAAGATTTTTGCTAACACTACGAATATGGTTAGCTACCGCACTATTATTCGGTATACTTTACGCCATAATAACCGTGATTTGCACATACCTGGGCTTTGGAACTCCCATAATATTTGCCTTACTGGCCATTGTGGTTGTGTTCGCCCAGTACATGCTGGGTCCCATCATGGTGGAGAAGGTTATGCGCGTGCATTACGTGTCCCCACAGGAGGCACCCAACCTGCACACCATGGTAGAAGAATTGGCCATGAATGCCGGGATTCCAAAACCTAAAGTTGGAATCGCGGAAACCAGCATCCCCAATGCCTTTGCATTCGGTAGAACCAAAGGTGATGGAAGGGTGTGTGTCACCAGGGGTATTCTGAACCTCCTGGATGAAGAGGAGTTAAAGGCAGTTCTGGGACACGAGATCAGCCACATTCGTCACAATGACATGGCGGTAATGACCCTCATCAGCGTGGTGCCCCTTATATGCTACTGGATATTCATAAGCATGATGTTTGATAGGGATAGCGATGCTGGAGTAATTGGACTCGTTGCACTGGCAGGATACCTCCTGGGCCAGTTACTGGTCCTGTTCGTGAGCAGAGTCAGGGAATATTATGCAGACCAGGGAAGTGTGGAGATAGGGGGTAAACCTCACAAGTTAGCCAGTGCCCTTTACAAACTGGTCTACGGATCTGCTAATCTGGATAAAAGAGCTGTGAAAGAAGTGGAAGGGGTTAAGGCCTTCTTTGTCAACGATATCTCCGATGCCCGGAACGAAATAAGCGACCTTCAACAGCTGGATCTGGACATGGATGGAGTGATCAGTGAATCAGAACTGGCAGAACTACGTAACATGGACACCAGTATAGGTGCCGGTAGTAAAATCATGGAATTATTATCCACCCATCCAAACATGGTGAAAAGGATTAAACGATTAGCTGAGCTAAGCGATACTTAA
- a CDS encoding S24/S26 family peptidase, with translation MKHRTGVIIGLLVLVAVAGSAFYLFADYNSTGIIIKTNGTEVSVQSSSWFPVPKAMLGEMRTKALADVQDADSSLGSIQTDMQSIASKYNFTVQVTVNSQFGENQLPLPATVRGTSMVPTLQDGQDIVVLKTSDFKVGDLVVARHPEYNLIVKRVAEINGSQVYLKSDNRQVEILGNQIRTINGVQQVVTIEKTPLDTWLPKTNVIGVVKIY, from the coding sequence GTGAAACACAGGACTGGAGTTATCATTGGATTACTGGTACTGGTGGCAGTAGCAGGATCTGCATTTTACCTGTTTGCTGATTATAACAGTACTGGAATTATAATTAAAACCAATGGTACTGAGGTATCGGTTCAATCCTCATCCTGGTTTCCTGTTCCGAAAGCCATGCTTGGAGAGATGAGGACAAAGGCCCTGGCAGATGTACAGGATGCTGACAGCAGTTTAGGTTCTATCCAGACGGATATGCAGAGTATTGCCAGCAAATACAACTTCACAGTACAAGTGACCGTAAATTCCCAGTTTGGGGAAAATCAGCTCCCCCTGCCAGCCACAGTCAGGGGAACATCCATGGTACCCACCCTGCAGGATGGACAGGACATAGTTGTGCTTAAAACCAGTGACTTCAAGGTAGGGGATCTGGTGGTGGCCCGTCATCCTGAATACAACCTCATTGTAAAAAGGGTTGCTGAGATAAATGGCAGTCAGGTTTACCTTAAAAGTGACAACCGACAAGTGGAGATTCTCGGCAACCAGATACGCACCATAAACGGGGTACAACAAGTAGTCACCATCGAAAAAACACCCCTTGACACCTGGCTTCCCAAAACCAATGTGATCGGTGTAGTCAAGATATATTAA
- the aroD gene encoding type I 3-dehydroquinate dehydratase has translation MILKPLICVPILKKDRKTVLKVASEAINAGADLVELRIDALLDTDPQSIIHLIEEINHPLIATNRMRGEGGYFMGSEALRTEILVEVADYADYLDIELQTDEQYRSRVIRAAKSAIISYHDFQKTPYLKELLEIVKREKELGNIAKFAVMPQNMQDTLNVLQVINQADNTIGIAMGELGRYTRVVAPLLGSPITYASLGGESAPGQLDLKHTQDIIDKLMDGGE, from the coding sequence ATGATTTTGAAACCTTTAATCTGCGTTCCAATCCTAAAAAAAGACAGGAAAACTGTTTTAAAAGTTGCCAGTGAAGCTATAAATGCGGGAGCAGACCTGGTGGAGCTTCGGATAGATGCTCTTTTGGATACTGATCCCCAAAGTATCATCCACCTAATAGAGGAAATAAACCACCCCCTCATCGCCACTAACCGAATGAGGGGAGAAGGGGGCTATTTCATGGGATCTGAAGCTCTTAGAACGGAAATATTGGTTGAAGTTGCAGATTATGCTGATTATCTGGATATAGAGCTTCAAACAGATGAACAATACCGTTCTCGAGTTATTCGGGCAGCTAAATCTGCCATAATATCCTATCATGATTTCCAGAAAACTCCCTACTTGAAGGAACTTTTGGAGATTGTTAAAAGAGAGAAAGAACTGGGAAACATAGCCAAGTTCGCAGTCATGCCTCAGAATATGCAGGACACTCTTAACGTCTTGCAAGTAATCAACCAGGCTGATAACACCATTGGAATAGCAATGGGAGAACTGGGACGATACACCAGGGTGGTAGCACCCCTTTTAGGATCTCCCATTACCTATGCATCATTAGGCGGTGAATCCGCACCAGGACAGCTGGATCTTAAACATACCCAAGATATTATTGATAAATTGATGGATGGTGGCGAGTAA
- the sucD gene encoding succinate--CoA ligase subunit alpha yields MIFLDKDTRCVVQGITGKQGSFHTKSMLEYDTNIVAGTSPGKGGQEFEGIPVYNSIAEIKEEMDINASIIFIPAPFAKDAAFEAISQLELAVIITEHIPVHDAMEIAQYARNNDCKVIGPNTPGIISPGVGKLGIMPTHIFNPGNIGIVSRSGTLTYEVASQITQAGLGQSTCLGIGGDPVVGMDFADVLQKFEKDPGTRAMAMIGEIGGNAEEKAAEYIAENITKPVVAYIAGRTAPAGKRMGHAGAIIERDSGTAESKIKALKAAGVEVAEQPSQIADIMKDII; encoded by the coding sequence GTGATATTTCTTGACAAGGACACCCGATGTGTTGTGCAGGGCATTACCGGTAAACAGGGCTCTTTCCACACTAAAAGTATGTTGGAGTATGATACTAATATCGTGGCTGGCACGTCACCAGGTAAAGGAGGTCAGGAATTTGAGGGAATTCCGGTCTACAATTCCATTGCCGAAATTAAAGAGGAAATGGATATTAATGCGTCCATAATATTCATACCAGCCCCATTCGCCAAGGACGCTGCCTTTGAAGCCATATCGCAGCTGGAACTGGCAGTGATTATCACCGAACACATCCCAGTACATGATGCTATGGAAATAGCTCAGTACGCACGTAATAACGATTGTAAAGTAATTGGACCCAACACCCCTGGAATTATATCCCCTGGAGTTGGTAAACTGGGAATCATGCCTACCCATATCTTCAATCCAGGAAATATTGGAATTGTATCTCGTAGTGGAACTTTAACCTATGAGGTGGCCAGTCAGATTACCCAAGCGGGTCTGGGCCAGAGCACCTGTCTTGGTATTGGTGGCGACCCTGTGGTGGGGATGGACTTCGCAGATGTGCTGCAGAAGTTTGAAAAAGACCCCGGAACACGGGCAATGGCCATGATAGGGGAGATTGGAGGTAATGCCGAGGAAAAAGCAGCAGAATACATTGCCGAGAACATCACCAAACCAGTTGTGGCTTATATTGCCGGTAGAACCGCACCTGCAGGGAAGAGAATGGGACATGCTGGGGCCATAATTGAAAGGGACAGTGGAACTGCTGAAAGTAAGATCAAAGCCCTTAAAGCTGCTGGTGTGGAAGTAGCAGAACAGCCATCCCAGATTGCAGATATAATGAAGGATATAATCTAA
- the hmgA gene encoding hydroxymethylglutaryl-CoA reductase (NADPH), whose amino-acid sequence MANKEEIIEKLVKGELKLHQIESYTDNVQEAIEVRREFAEHVSDTNLTHLSQYSLDLAEAMKRNIENPIGTVQIPVGLAGPLYLNGKYAQGAYYVPLATSEGALVASVNRGCSVTREAGGATVRIIDDKMTRAPVIQTDSVSEAIKIKEWIERHFIELKEAAESTTRHGRLVKIDPIIVVGRYVYPRFTYTTGDSMGMNMVTIATDKAMDILTRETGAHVLALSSNLCVDKKPSAMNLIEGRGKTVTADILIPREIVEKKLKTTPESIMEVNMAKNFIGSAISGSMGFNAQYANMIAAIFLATGQDAAHIVEGSLGITTAEVKNGDLQFSVTLPDIPMATIGGGTRLETAQDCLEIMGVSGSGKVNKFAEIVAGTVLAGELSLMGALAAGHLARAHKDLGRG is encoded by the coding sequence ATGGCAAACAAAGAAGAAATTATTGAAAAACTGGTTAAGGGAGAATTAAAACTCCATCAGATTGAAAGTTACACTGATAATGTCCAGGAAGCAATTGAGGTGAGGAGGGAGTTTGCTGAACACGTCTCCGACACTAATTTAACTCATTTATCGCAGTACTCCCTGGATCTGGCTGAGGCCATGAAAAGGAACATTGAAAATCCCATAGGAACCGTGCAGATCCCAGTGGGACTGGCTGGACCACTGTACCTCAATGGAAAATATGCCCAGGGAGCTTACTACGTTCCTCTGGCTACTTCTGAAGGTGCACTGGTGGCATCGGTCAACAGGGGATGTTCCGTCACCAGGGAAGCAGGTGGTGCCACGGTACGCATAATAGATGATAAAATGACCAGAGCCCCGGTTATACAAACAGATTCTGTCTCTGAAGCTATTAAAATAAAAGAATGGATTGAAAGACATTTTATAGAGCTTAAAGAAGCCGCAGAAAGTACAACACGTCATGGTCGTTTGGTTAAAATCGATCCCATAATAGTGGTGGGGCGTTACGTTTATCCGCGTTTCACATACACCACCGGTGACAGTATGGGTATGAACATGGTCACCATAGCCACTGATAAGGCCATGGATATTTTAACCAGGGAAACTGGAGCCCATGTACTGGCTCTTAGTAGTAATCTCTGTGTGGATAAAAAACCATCAGCAATGAACCTCATAGAAGGACGGGGAAAAACCGTGACAGCAGATATCCTCATCCCACGTGAAATTGTGGAAAAGAAACTTAAAACCACCCCTGAATCTATTATGGAAGTGAATATGGCTAAAAACTTTATTGGTTCTGCCATATCCGGGAGTATGGGTTTCAATGCCCAGTACGCCAACATGATCGCTGCCATATTCCTGGCCACCGGACAGGATGCAGCCCACATAGTAGAAGGAAGCCTGGGAATAACCACTGCTGAGGTTAAAAATGGTGATTTGCAGTTTTCAGTGACCCTCCCTGATATTCCCATGGCCACAATTGGTGGGGGAACTCGTTTAGAGACTGCCCAGGATTGTTTGGAAATCATGGGCGTGTCTGGATCAGGTAAAGTTAATAAATTTGCAGAAATCGTAGCAGGAACAGTCCTGGCAGGGGAACTGTCACTTATGGGTGCACTGGCTGCTGGACACTTGGCACGGGCGCATAAGGATCTGGGAAGGGGATAA
- a CDS encoding TIGR00267 family protein, whose translation MNIREFISEYFKMSRYVALGTMDGILAVMGVTLTASGVAAVSGMELSNFAVGLTGLSGGIALAMSNAFGSFIGERAEEVRSIRELEQKMMLEEGKLDDTHIHQQAKKRIYMSMFTHGFSSFTGSFVPVLPFILISQRLSAIICTLVLCFLALIILGVYLGKVSRESLVKTSLEIVLIGILISVVSYLIGGGHG comes from the coding sequence ATGAACATCCGCGAATTCATAAGCGAATACTTTAAAATGAGCCGTTATGTGGCTCTGGGAACCATGGATGGAATACTGGCAGTTATGGGAGTAACACTTACTGCCAGTGGTGTGGCTGCTGTAAGTGGAATGGAACTTTCCAATTTCGCTGTAGGGTTAACTGGCCTCAGTGGAGGCATCGCTCTGGCAATGTCCAATGCATTTGGTTCTTTCATTGGTGAAAGGGCAGAAGAGGTTCGCAGTATACGCGAACTGGAGCAGAAGATGATGCTGGAAGAGGGTAAACTGGATGACACCCACATACATCAGCAGGCTAAAAAGCGAATATACATGAGCATGTTCACCCATGGATTCAGCAGCTTCACTGGCTCATTCGTACCAGTACTACCATTCATACTCATTTCCCAGAGGCTAAGTGCCATAATATGCACACTGGTACTCTGCTTTCTGGCATTAATCATACTAGGTGTGTATCTAGGAAAGGTATCCCGTGAAAGTTTAGTTAAAACCAGCCTGGAAATCGTACTCATCGGAATTCTAATCAGTGTGGTCAGTTACCTCATTGGAGGAGGGCATGGTTAA
- a CDS encoding TatD family hydrolase, whose protein sequence is MDNIPSTDNHIHVDPINGEGPLEVALKFHRSGGTAMIIPNKPTWTVSPQCDFMEAMELVVGYVDEINRETEVQAFAVVGAHPAELSRRVEAGVELAQAEELMRGALETAQNMVMEGKAVGIGEIGRPHYPVSPEEMEAHNRLMVYAMELAQEADCPVQLHTESSTEEQFHEFAKMASKAGLDKKRVIKHFSGPLVLPEENHGLTPSLIASGDVIREALKKGKTFLMETDYLDDRTRPGAVMGPRTVPRRTRKLINSGLITVEDAYQIHVERVEKIYSVEMDF, encoded by the coding sequence ATGGACAACATACCATCTACAGATAATCACATACACGTAGACCCTATAAACGGTGAGGGACCATTGGAAGTTGCCCTGAAGTTTCACCGGTCTGGGGGAACTGCCATGATCATCCCCAACAAACCCACCTGGACAGTGAGTCCTCAGTGTGATTTTATGGAGGCAATGGAACTCGTGGTGGGATATGTGGATGAAATCAATCGGGAAACTGAGGTTCAGGCCTTTGCGGTGGTGGGGGCGCATCCTGCGGAGCTAAGCCGCCGAGTGGAAGCAGGGGTGGAACTGGCCCAGGCTGAGGAACTCATGAGAGGGGCTCTGGAAACAGCTCAGAACATGGTAATGGAAGGAAAGGCTGTTGGAATCGGTGAAATAGGCCGACCACATTACCCGGTCTCTCCAGAGGAGATGGAAGCACACAACCGACTGATGGTATATGCCATGGAACTGGCACAGGAAGCAGACTGTCCGGTGCAGCTGCACACTGAAAGTTCTACAGAAGAACAGTTCCATGAATTTGCAAAAATGGCCAGTAAAGCTGGTTTAGATAAAAAAAGGGTTATAAAACATTTCTCAGGACCACTGGTTCTACCCGAGGAAAACCACGGACTCACCCCGTCCCTAATTGCCAGTGGTGATGTAATACGAGAAGCTTTAAAGAAGGGTAAAACTTTCCTCATGGAAACTGATTACCTGGATGATCGCACCAGGCCAGGGGCGGTAATGGGGCCCAGAACAGTTCCCCGACGAACACGTAAGCTAATAAATTCTGGTCTCATCACAGTGGAAGATGCCTACCAGATACATGTGGAACGGGTAGAAAAGATTTACAGTGTGGAGATGGATTTCTAG
- the aroE gene encoding shikimate dehydrogenase gives MITGKTGLMGIMGDPVEHSLSPPMHNAAFQQLKLDHVYVPFHVKRGNLAPAILGARNMGIKGLNLTIPHKIEVINYLDELDEVAELIGAVNTVKFTETNAVGYNTDGVGAVKAIEEATPVKGKKIIILGAGGAARAISFQLLLSGVGEVLIANRTREKACNLRDDLKETSMASVDCLGLDDELTWELKDTDVLINTTPVGMHPHQDDEPVVTSDMMHSDLVVNDIVYNPLETGLLREAGKAGAQAINGTKMLIYQGLESFSIWTGVTPPVEVFETALMRELGY, from the coding sequence TTGATAACCGGAAAAACTGGCCTGATGGGTATAATGGGAGACCCTGTAGAACACAGCTTATCTCCTCCCATGCACAACGCCGCCTTCCAGCAGCTTAAACTGGATCATGTTTATGTTCCATTCCATGTCAAGCGTGGAAACCTGGCCCCCGCTATTCTTGGTGCCCGGAACATGGGAATTAAGGGTCTTAATCTTACCATACCTCATAAAATTGAAGTTATTAACTATCTTGATGAACTGGATGAGGTAGCAGAGCTTATAGGGGCAGTGAACACTGTGAAATTCACAGAAACGAATGCTGTTGGTTATAATACTGATGGTGTTGGTGCGGTGAAGGCCATTGAAGAAGCAACACCAGTTAAGGGTAAAAAAATAATCATACTTGGAGCGGGTGGTGCAGCACGGGCAATATCCTTCCAGTTATTACTCAGTGGGGTGGGAGAAGTTTTAATAGCCAACCGAACCCGGGAAAAAGCCTGTAACTTGAGGGATGATTTGAAAGAGACTTCCATGGCTTCTGTGGATTGTCTGGGATTGGATGATGAGCTTACATGGGAGCTTAAGGATACCGATGTTCTCATTAACACCACACCAGTGGGAATGCATCCCCATCAGGATGATGAACCCGTAGTGACCAGTGATATGATGCATTCTGATCTGGTGGTAAATGACATTGTCTACAACCCCCTTGAAACAGGACTCCTACGTGAGGCAGGAAAAGCCGGTGCACAGGCAATTAACGGGACTAAAATGTTAATTTACCAGGGATTGGAGTCATTCAGTATCTGGACCGGGGTAACCCCACCCGTTGAAGTATTTGAAACCGCACTGATGAGGGAACTTGGATACTAA
- a CDS encoding RNA ligase partner protein gives MIAKQRFVLDTTAFTDNQLRDDYGDGELDKTVEVLLDLIASSRIKLNMSCHMPPITYKEFTDYITRYDCPQSIMIKAETWIVKKTPNRYDTKIPSEIFYEYVQDMRERMNKGMRISESAVWEAAVESMVMMSRGEKKTQIEMEVIGKAIKDFRKRYRAALRKGTLDSAPDLDVLLLAKELGAGVVAADEGIKIWAERLGLRFLSAKSFPKMLREYLKYYE, from the coding sequence ATGATCGCCAAACAAAGGTTTGTTTTAGACACAACTGCCTTTACTGATAATCAGTTAAGGGATGATTATGGAGATGGGGAACTGGACAAGACAGTGGAGGTACTGCTGGATCTTATAGCCAGTTCCAGGATAAAACTCAACATGAGCTGCCACATGCCTCCAATCACCTACAAGGAATTCACTGATTACATAACCCGCTATGACTGCCCCCAAAGTATCATGATCAAAGCTGAGACATGGATTGTTAAAAAAACTCCTAACCGCTACGACACCAAAATACCCTCGGAGATATTCTATGAATATGTGCAGGATATGAGGGAAAGGATGAACAAGGGTATGCGCATCTCGGAAAGTGCAGTGTGGGAGGCAGCGGTGGAATCCATGGTTATGATGTCCCGTGGGGAGAAAAAAACCCAGATCGAGATGGAAGTCATCGGCAAGGCCATTAAAGACTTCAGGAAACGCTACCGGGCAGCGCTCCGAAAAGGAACCCTGGACAGCGCCCCTGACCTGGACGTGCTCCTCTTAGCCAAAGAACTGGGAGCAGGAGTGGTGGCTGCAGATGAAGGTATCAAAATCTGGGCAGAACGACTGGGACTCCGCTTTTTAAGTGCCAAATCATTCCCCAAAATGCTCAGAGAGTACCTTAAATACTACGAATGA